Proteins encoded within one genomic window of Actinomycetota bacterium:
- a CDS encoding O-antigen ligase family protein — protein sequence MGKRRKNVAGVEPKTARGKSQGVSSNQPDASLMLSASTLGGMTTPQKVAWYALLALVFCVPLATSNWTWLGISIPFTFDQFDLVKVFVMRACLLVGLAAWAWHILFYGGKIRRTKADYLILVFLGWVFLTTLTSIHPETAFFGKYRRYEGLMSFITYGGVFFLATQLLDRTARIRALAKTFFFSAVGVNGYGVLQSLGMDPNRWGQLPFEANRAFSTFGNPDLLGGFIVFSLAVSLGLALSENRPGWRAVWWAGFLIAVWCWIAAFTRGAWIGGSVALLIIIAVAITQKVKLKRTDGIFAGAIGILVAALVSLSLRSENPVMNVWLRLKSIFEFDAGSAETRFQIWQAALTAIQERPILGYGADTFRLHFPRYKPLEYVADAGYLSVADNAHNYPLQMASALGIPGFLLLYGLFIFVAIATASFIFKRTSGSVGDKLILAGMWAGCAGYLTHMNFGLAVTGTAVFMWVFMAALMAPTARFVEVKPQSGALVGAVAATVLAAALLIFNFTHVIADNYHLRASVMSQGFDRVRYAEAAVRLNPFNDQYRTELAMAHLDIFVTYLPALQAGDDSPEALAVRAQAEQQFRTTERAMLDAIEFSPWEFDNYVFLTNLYVAGGEFLDRRHFESAIYWGRKGVDERHFIYGPALRLQLARALYATGDVQAAYDEISFAASMDPNFSQAHFFHAVIAESRGDLVSARKALTQVLLVQPDFPTAADFLARVESAAAATSN from the coding sequence GTGGGAAAGCGCAGGAAAAACGTAGCAGGCGTGGAACCGAAAACCGCCCGCGGCAAATCCCAAGGAGTGTCAAGTAATCAACCAGACGCAAGTCTCATGTTGAGCGCGTCGACGCTGGGTGGCATGACCACACCACAAAAGGTTGCCTGGTACGCCCTGCTGGCACTTGTCTTTTGTGTACCGCTCGCGACAAGCAACTGGACTTGGCTAGGGATTAGCATACCGTTTACTTTCGATCAGTTTGACCTCGTCAAGGTGTTTGTCATGCGGGCATGTTTGCTTGTTGGATTAGCCGCATGGGCTTGGCACATACTTTTTTATGGAGGAAAAATCCGCAGAACCAAGGCGGATTATCTGATTCTCGTGTTCCTAGGGTGGGTGTTTTTGACAACATTGACCTCGATCCATCCAGAGACGGCATTTTTCGGGAAGTACCGCCGCTATGAGGGGCTAATGTCGTTTATCACGTACGGCGGTGTGTTTTTCCTGGCCACGCAGCTGCTCGATAGGACAGCAAGGATAAGGGCGCTTGCCAAGACATTCTTCTTCTCGGCGGTAGGCGTCAACGGCTACGGGGTTCTGCAAAGCCTGGGGATGGACCCGAATAGGTGGGGACAGCTTCCTTTCGAGGCAAACCGTGCGTTCTCGACGTTTGGCAACCCCGATCTTCTCGGCGGATTTATCGTGTTTTCGCTGGCGGTTTCACTGGGACTTGCGCTTAGTGAGAATCGTCCGGGCTGGAGAGCGGTATGGTGGGCCGGTTTTCTGATCGCGGTTTGGTGCTGGATAGCCGCTTTCACTAGAGGTGCGTGGATCGGCGGCTCTGTTGCGCTGTTGATAATAATTGCAGTTGCGATCACCCAGAAGGTCAAACTCAAGCGCACCGACGGTATATTTGCTGGAGCTATTGGTATATTGGTCGCGGCACTTGTCTCGCTGAGCCTGCGTTCAGAAAATCCCGTGATGAACGTATGGCTGAGGCTCAAGTCCATATTCGAGTTTGACGCCGGAAGCGCCGAGACTCGGTTCCAAATATGGCAAGCTGCGCTAACAGCCATACAGGAACGGCCGATTTTAGGGTATGGAGCTGATACATTTCGTCTCCACTTCCCGAGATATAAGCCGCTTGAGTATGTCGCGGATGCCGGCTACCTATCGGTTGCTGATAACGCTCATAACTATCCCCTGCAGATGGCTTCGGCTCTTGGGATTCCAGGGTTTTTGTTGCTCTACGGGCTCTTTATTTTTGTCGCGATCGCTACGGCCTCGTTCATATTCAAACGCACCAGCGGCTCCGTTGGAGACAAGCTTATCTTGGCGGGCATGTGGGCGGGGTGTGCTGGCTATCTGACTCACATGAACTTTGGATTGGCGGTAACTGGCACCGCAGTTTTCATGTGGGTGTTTATGGCGGCACTGATGGCGCCAACCGCTCGCTTTGTCGAGGTAAAACCTCAGTCGGGGGCGCTGGTGGGCGCAGTTGCCGCAACGGTTCTGGCAGCGGCGCTTTTAATCTTCAACTTCACTCATGTGATTGCCGATAATTATCACCTCAGGGCCAGTGTGATGTCTCAGGGTTTTGATAGAGTGCGTTACGCTGAGGCAGCGGTAAGACTCAACCCCTTCAACGACCAATACCGCACCGAGCTTGCAATGGCGCATCTCGATATCTTTGTCACCTATTTGCCTGCACTACAGGCAGGGGACGATAGCCCCGAGGCGCTTGCCGTTCGTGCGCAGGCAGAGCAGCAGTTCCGTACCACCGAACGAGCCATGCTCGATGCGATAGAGTTCTCACCTTGGGAGTTTGATAACTACGTATTTCTTACAAACCTGTATGTGGCTGGCGGCGAGTTTCTTGATCGCAGACACTTTGAAAGCGCTATATATTGGGGCAGAAAGGGAGTCGATGAAAGACACTTCATCTATGGCCCCGCACTACGGCTTCAGTTGGCCAGAGCACTCTATGCAACAGGTGACGTGCAGGCCGCTTACGATGAGATAAGTTTTGCGGCTTCGATGGACCCCAACTTCTCGCAAGCCCACTTCTTCCATGCAGTCATCGCGGAAAGCAGAGGTGATCTTGTGTCGGCGCGTAAGGCTTTGACTCAGGTCCTGCTTGTTCAGCCTGATTTTCCGACAGCCGCTGATTTCCTGGCCAGAGTCGAGTCAGCTGCAGCCGCAACTTCAAATTGA
- a CDS encoding sugar transferase encodes MKRGHFIVLSLLLDALLINVGIVASFFLRFGGTLPAFNFEPFIVLAPFITLLYLGCGYIYGLYEPERTEYPWAVVRAVFAAATLGTALTAALLFFAGPEFFSFSRLVILISWLVIGILLIGWRILFLQVSTITWPQQRIVIVGTGDLALELASELEERGRWGYQVVGLLETSANGASAPVHAQSANTGSSAGAPVGKEFAVLGRLDEIAEIVQRESVDRVIVVSPVALRDLIERLALADEINVRVDVVPELYEIFIGTVDGLVADIPLMEITRSSPPRWVLFVKRAVDVIGALLLLLVLLPLLAITALAILVTMGWPILYSQRRTGKDMREFRLYKFRTMVREAESTTGPVLAAECDARVTPLGRILRTYRIDELPQLINILLGHMSFVGPRPERPFFVRRYVEEIPGYRERFKVAPGVTGLAQVSGGYATTTERKLKYDLIYMYHHDLSMDIQILVETVRVILTGRGAR; translated from the coding sequence GTGAAGCGTGGGCACTTCATAGTTCTCTCGCTGCTGCTTGATGCATTGCTCATCAACGTCGGAATCGTCGCCTCGTTCTTCTTGAGGTTCGGTGGCACGCTGCCTGCGTTCAACTTCGAGCCATTTATCGTGCTGGCACCCTTCATTACGCTGTTGTACCTGGGGTGCGGATATATATACGGACTCTATGAGCCCGAGCGGACAGAGTATCCCTGGGCGGTTGTGCGCGCTGTCTTTGCGGCCGCGACGCTCGGGACTGCCCTTACGGCAGCACTTCTCTTCTTTGCCGGCCCCGAGTTCTTCTCTTTTTCGCGTCTTGTGATCCTGATCAGTTGGCTGGTGATCGGGATCCTGCTCATCGGGTGGCGAATTCTCTTCCTTCAGGTGAGCACGATAACGTGGCCGCAGCAGCGGATAGTTATCGTTGGTACCGGTGACTTGGCGCTAGAGCTAGCTTCCGAGCTGGAGGAAAGGGGTCGGTGGGGCTATCAGGTTGTGGGGCTGCTGGAGACAAGCGCAAATGGTGCTTCGGCACCAGTGCATGCGCAAAGTGCGAACACAGGCTCCTCGGCAGGAGCGCCTGTCGGCAAAGAGTTTGCGGTGCTGGGCCGCCTTGATGAAATCGCTGAGATCGTGCAGAGGGAAAGCGTGGATCGCGTGATCGTGGTTTCACCCGTGGCCCTGCGCGATCTTATTGAAAGACTAGCCCTTGCTGATGAAATTAATGTGCGCGTGGATGTGGTGCCGGAGCTCTACGAGATATTCATAGGCACCGTTGACGGCCTCGTGGCAGATATCCCGTTGATGGAGATCACCCGAAGCTCACCGCCGAGGTGGGTTTTGTTTGTCAAGCGAGCTGTCGATGTTATCGGCGCCTTGCTCTTGCTGCTAGTGCTCCTTCCGCTGCTGGCGATCACGGCCCTGGCGATCCTTGTTACGATGGGTTGGCCGATATTGTATTCGCAGAGGCGTACGGGCAAGGATATGCGGGAGTTTCGCCTATACAAGTTTCGCACGATGGTTCGGGAGGCCGAGAGTACCACCGGGCCGGTGCTCGCGGCCGAGTGCGATGCCCGGGTAACACCCCTGGGCAGGATCTTGCGCACCTACCGGATCGACGAACTGCCGCAGCTTATCAATATTTTGCTTGGGCATATGAGCTTTGTGGGCCCTCGGCCGGAGCGCCCGTTCTTTGTAAGGAGGTATGTCGAAGAGATACCTGGTTATCGCGAGCGCTTCAAGGTCGCGCCAGGAGTTACAGGATTAGCGCAGGTAAGCGGTGGATATGCGACAACCACCGAACGCAAGCTAAAATACGATCTCATTTACATGTATCATCATGATTTGTCGATGGACATCCAGATTTTAGTTGAAACCGTGCGCGTGATCTTGACCGGTCGCGGCGCAAGATAG